Within the Solwaraspora sp. WMMA2056 genome, the region GCGGCGAAGCAGAACGCGATGCCGGCCTCGGCGACACACCGGGCGACCCCCTCGGGGCCCAGATCCAGTGGGATGCCGAAGTGCTCCAGCAGGTCGGCGGCGCCACAGGAGGAGGAGGCGGCCCGGTTACCGTGCTTGACCACCCGGGCGCCGGCGGCCGCCACCACGAGCGCGGCCATCGTGGAGATGTTCACCGTGTGTGCCCGGTCGCCGCCGGTGCCGACCACGTCAACCGCGTCGGCGCGCAGCGCGTCCGGCAGGCCGACCGGTACGGCGTTGGCGAGCATCGCCTCCACCAGCCCGACCAGTTCCGCCGGGGTCTCGCCCTTGGCGCGCAACGCGACGGCGAACCCGGCGATCTGGGCGGGGGTGGCGGAGCCCGCCATGATCTCGCCCATCGCCCAGTTGGTGTCGGCGGTGGGGAGTTGCTCGCCCGTGATCAGGGTGTGGAGCAGGTTCGGCCAGGACCGGTCACCCATGGGGGCCTCCCAGGTGCGATGGGGGTGGGTGGTGCGGCTCAGGCGGCCGGCAGCTTGCCGGCCCGCCGGCGGAGCAGGCCAGCGACGGTCTGCCCGGTGGTCACCGGGTCGAGCGGGTGCATCAGGGTGCCGTCGACCTCGGCGAAGGCGGCCAGCCAGCGGTCGGCGGCCCGGGCGATCACCACGCAGGTCGGCGGGGAGTCGGCGCGGTCGTCCTTGATCTGTCGGGCGATGCCGAGCCCGCCACCGGGGGTGGCCTCGCCGTCGAGCAGCAGCAGGTCGATCTCGTACTCGTCGACCAGCCGGATGCATTCGGCGTAGTTGGCGGCGTCGACGAACTCGACGGTCAGGTCGCTGGCGGGTCGGGTGCCGACGGCCAGGCGCATCCGGTCCCGCACCTGCGGGTCGTCGCTGTAGAGCAGGACGGTGTGCACGCGTTCGGTCATCTTCTCGCTCGACTCCCACCTCGTAGCTGCGCGCCGATCGTACCGCCCGGCACCGTCGCGGTCGGTACCGGTGGCCGGCCCGGCGGCCACCGTCGTCACTCGCTGGCGACCGTCTCCGGGGCCTGCGGCACTGCCCGGCCTTCGAGGTCACGGCTGAGTCGGGCCTCCTGGCGGTCGAGGTCGCGGTCAACGCGCCGGGCCTCCCGCTCGGACTGGCGCATCCACTGCACGACGAGCACGGCGAGCATGGTGACGCTGACGAACTCGCCACCGGCCCACAGGACGCCGCCGGCCACCTTCTGGTCCGCCCAGGGGTCGGCCCAGGTCAGGCCGAGGGACGGGTACCAGTCGCCGCCGAACAGGGTGGTGCTCTGCATGACGGTCAGTCCGAGCACGGTGTGGAACGGTACGGAGAGCACCATCAGCAGCGCCCGGGCCGGGTACGGCCAGCGGCCGGGTAGCGGGTCGAGCCCGACCAGCGGCCAGAAGAACAGGCAGCCGGTCATGATGAAGTGGGCGTGGACGAACTCGTGGGCGAGGGTGCTCTCCAGGGTCAACCGGTACAGATCAGTGAAATACAGCACAAACGGGTTGATGACGAACAGGCCGAACGCGACCAGCGGGAACGTGACCACCCGTACGTACCGGCTGTGCAGGACGGCGAGCAGCCGCCGTCGGGGTGCGCCGGTGAGCGTCCGTAGCGCCAGGGTGACCGGTGCGCCGAGGGCCAGGAAGATCGGCGCGATCATCGACAGCACCATGTGCTGGACCATGTGCACGGACAGCAGGGTGGTGTCGTACGCGCCCAGCCCACTGACCGTGACCGCCGCGATACCGCCCAGACCCGGGCCGATGAACAGCACGGTCCGCGACACCGGCCAGCGGTCCCCGCGCAGCCGCAGCCGGTGGACGCCGTAGAGGTACAGCCCGGCGGCGACCACGAGCCCGAGCGCCAGCCAGTTGTTCAACTGGACCTCGGTGAACAACGCGGAGACGGTGAACGGCTCCACGGCGACGATCAGCTCGGCCTCTGCCACGCCGTCGAGGCTATGTCAACGCAGCCGGTCGGCTTCATCCGGCCCGCTACCGGGTCGGGTTTGCCACCCCGCCGATCGTGGGCGCTGACCGGCAGCAATAATGACCGCGTGACTGCGGCCCCAGCGATTGACAAGAGCCGGATCCACTCGCTGACCCGACCGAACATGGTCAGCGTCGGGACGATCGTGTGGCTCTCCAGCGAACTCATGTTCTTCGCGGCGTTGTTCGCGATGTACTTCTCCATCCGCGCGGCGGACTACAGCATGTGGGAGAAGCACACCGTCTCGTTGAACATCCCGTACGCGACGGTGTTCACCGCGATCCTGGTGGCGTCCTCGGTCACCTGCCAGATCGGGGTGTTCGCGGCGGAGCGGGGTGACGTGCACGCGCTGCGCCGCTGGTTCACCATCACCTTCGTGATGGGCCTGATCTTCCTGCTGGGGCAGATCAACGAGTACCGCGAGCTGGTCCACCACGGCATCAAGATCAACGGCGACGGGTACGGCTCGGTGTTCTACCTCACCACCGGCTTCCACGGGCTGCACGTGGCCGGCGGGCTGGTCGCCTTCCTGATCTACATGATCCGCTCCACGATGGGCCGCTTCACCCCGGCGCAGGCCACCTCCGCGATCGTCGTGTCCTACTACTGGCACTTCGTCGACGTGGTCTGGATCGGCCTCTACCTCATGATCTACTGGCTGCAATGATCGACTTGCGGTCACGCTCCGTGCTGACGCCGTGTCGCAACCTTCAGACAGGTCGCAAAACCGTTAAGGACTACAGGCCATGACATCTGACACCCCCGCCGACCGGCGAGCCGACCGCTCCCGCGGTCTCCTCGCGCGGCTGCGCAGCGGGCGGGCCACGCCACGCGGCCGGGGCCGCCGCCGGGTGGGCACCGCGGTCCGGTTGCTCGTCGCGCTGTTCCTGGCCGGCGGTGTGTACACCGTGTTCGCGCCGGGCCTGCAGGCGCAGGACACCCCGCAGTTGTCCCGGGCCGCCGAGGACGGCAAGGCGCTGTTCGACCAGAGCTGCATCTCCTGCCACGGCCGCAACGCCCAGGGCGTCGAGGGGCGCGGACCCAGCCTGATCGGGGTCGGCTCGGCGTCGGTGGAGTTCCAGGTGGGCTCGGGCCGGATGCCGATGGCCCGCCAGGAGGCCCAGGCCGAGCGCAAGCCGGTGGTCTACACCGAGGAGGAGATCCGCCAGCTCGGCCAGTACATCCAGGAGCTGGGCGGCGGGCCGCAGTTGCCCGACGGCGAGATGCTGCGCAACGGCGGTGACATCGCCGTCGGCGGCCAGCTCTACCGGATCAACTGCTCCTCGTGTCACGCCTTCAGCGGCGGCGGCGGCGCCCTGTCGTCGGGCAAGTACGCCCCCAGCCTCGCCCCGTCGACCGACCGGCAGATCTACGCCGCGATGCTGACCGGCCCGCAGAACATGCCGGTCTTCGGCGACAACCAGCTGACCCCGGAGCAGAAGCGCGACATCATCGCCTTCGTCCAGGACGGGCTCAAGGCCGACCAGGACCCGGGTGGCCTGGCCACCCTCGGCCGGTACGGCCCGGTGACCGAGGGCATCGCCGTCTTCCTGGTCGGCATCACCGCGTTGGTCTTCGCGAGCCTGTGGATTGCGGGGAAGTCATGAGCATCGAGACCAGCACCGCGCACCGTGCGCAGCCCGAGCCGGTGAGCCTGGACGACCCTCGGCTGACCTCGTTCGACGTGCTCCGTGAGGGTGCCCGTCGCGACGACATCGAGATCGTGCACTACGAGCCGCCGTTCCCGGTGCCCGGCACCAGGGCGGAACGTCGGATCAGCCGCTTCGTCGCCGCGTTGTTCCTGTTCGCCGGGCTCGCCTCGACCGGCTTCCTGGTGGTCTACATCTGGTGGCCCTGGGAGTACGAGCTCGGCACCGGGATGAGCAAGTACTACACCCCGCTGCTCGGCATCAGCCTCGGGTTGACCCTGCTCGCCATCGGTGTCGGCATCCTCACCTGGGGCAAGAAGCTGCTGCCGCACGAGGTCGCGATCCAGGACCGCCACGACGGCCCGTCCAGCGCCGAGGATCGCAAGATCACCGGCAGCACGCTGACCTACATGGCCGACGAGCTCGGCGTGAAGCGTCGGCCGCTGCTCGGGGTGTCGTTGCTGGCCGGCCTGGCACCGGTCGCCGCAGTCGCAGCCGCGCCGCTGGTCGGCGGTCTGATCCGCAACCCGCACGAGAACAACCAGATGGCCACCACCGGGTGGGCGCCGGTCGAGACCGCCGGCGGCGGGACCGAACTGGTCCGGCTGACCCGGGAGGACGGCTCGCCGATCCGGCCCGAGGACGTCAGCGCCGGCGGCCAGATGACCGTCTTCCCCGGCATCCCCGGCGGGCACACCAACCGGTACGCCGACTCGCCGACCCTGCTGATCCACCTGCGGGCCGACGACGCGCAGACCGCCCGGGACAACAACGAGGCCGAGGGCAAGTCCGACTACATGTGGGGCAACTACCTCGCGTACTCGAAGATCTGCACCCACGCCGGTTGCCCGGCGAGCCTGTACGAGCAGCAGACCAACCGGCTGCTCTGCCCGTGCCACCAGTCGCAGTTCCTGATCACCGACAACGCCAAGCCGATCTTCGGACCGGCCAGTCGTCGGCTGCCGCAGCTGCCCATCACGGTCGACGACGAGGGCTTCTTCGTCGCCACCTCCGACTACACCGAGATCGTCGGGCCCGACTTCTGGGAGCGGCCATGAAACGCCGTAAGTTCGATGCCCGGGCGCTGCCCGGCAAGGCCGCCGGGCAGATCGACGACCGGTTCCAGGCGGCCACTCCGCTACGCAAGCTGCTGAACAAGGTCTTCCCGGACCACTGGTCGTTCCTGCTCGGTGAGATCGCGCTCTTCTCGTTCGTGGTCGTCCTGTTGACCGGCGTCTACCTGACCTTCTTCTTCGACCCGTCGATGGAGGAGGTCATCTACGACGGCAGCTACGCGCCGCTGCGTGGGGCGCACATGTCGGCCGCGTACGCCTCGACGCTGGACATCTCGTTCGACGTCCGGGGCGGTCTGATCATGCGGCAGATGCACCACTGGGGTGCGCTGCTGTTCATGGCCTCGATCGTGGTCCACATGCTGCGGGTCTTCTTCACCGGCGCGTTCCGCAAGCCGCGTGAGGCCAACTGGATCGTCGGCTCGCTGCTGTTCTGGGTCGGCTTCCTCGCCGGGTTCACCGGCTACTCGCTGCCCGACGACGGGCTGTCCGGCACCGGCCTGCGGATCGCCTCGGCGATCATGCTCTCCATCCCGGTGATCGGCTCCTGGGTGACCTCGTCGATCTTCGGTGGCGAGTTCCCCGGGACGATCATCATCAGCCGGTTCTACATCGCCCACGTGCTGCTCATCCCGGGCCTGCTGGTGGCGTTGATCAGCGTCCATCTCGGCCTGGTCTTCAAGCAGAAGCACACCCAGTGGCCCGGGCCGGGGCGGACCAACACCAACGTGGTGGGCGAGCGGATGTTCCCCCGCTACGCCATCAAGCAGGGCGGCTTCTTCATGATCGTCTTCGGGGTGGTCGCCCTGATGGCGGGTGTGTTCCAGATCAACCCGGTCTGGCTGTTCGGACCCTACGAGGCCGCCGTCGTGTCGGCGGCGAGCCAGCCCGACTGGTACGTCATGTTCCTCGACGGCAGCACCCGACTGATGCCGGCCTGGGAACTGACCATCCCGATCGGTGACGGGTACGTCATCCCGCCGCTGTTCTGGCCGACCGTGGTGCTCCCCGGCATCCTGGTCATGCTCTCCCTGGCGTACCCGTTCCTCGAAGCGCGCTACACCAAGGACAAGGCCAGCCACAACCTGCTGCAGCGGCCCCGGGACGTTCCGGCCCGGACCGCTGTCGGCGCCATGGCCGTCACCTTCTTCATCGTGCTGACCATCTCCGGCGGCAACGACGTCTTCGCCGACAAGTTCTACGTCAGCCTCAACGCGATGACCTGGGCCGGCCGGATCGGGTTGATCCTGCTGCCACCGCTGGCCTACTACGTCACCTACCGGATCTGCCTCGGTCTGCAGCAGCACGACCGGGAGGTCCTGGCGCACGGCGTGGAGACCGGCATCATCCGGCGGCTGCCGGACGGCCGGTTCGTCGAGGTGCACCAGCCGCTCGGCCCGACCGACGAGCACGGCCACGGCAAGCTGGACTACGTCGGCTGGGTGGTGCCGAAGAAGATGAACCGGCTCGGGGCACTCGGCCCGGCGGTCAAGGGCTTCTTCTTCCCGATCGAGAAGCCGGTGCAGGCGGCACCTCCGCCGCACGTGCCGCTCGACCCGGCCGAGGAGCCGGCTGGCGTCACCGCCGCCGCTCAGGACGACCGGGAAGAGATCAGCAGCGGCAGCCGCTGATCGATCGGGCCGACAGTACGACCCGCTACGCCCGCCGGATCAGTTTCCGGCGGGCGTAGCCCGTCACCGGGGCAGCCCGTCGGTGAACGCGGCGATCCGCCGGGCCAGCGGCACCGGGCTACGTACCCAGGTGAAGTGGTCCATCCGGCGACCCGTCTCGGCTGCCGTGACGTGTTCCCGCCGGACCGGGGCCGCGTCGAGGAACCCACAGAGGTGGTCGAGGGTCTGCGGCGGAGTGTGCCAGTCGTCCTCGATGCTCACCGCGAGCACCGGGGTCCGCATCTGCCGCAGTGCCGGTGCCGGGTCGACTCCGTCGATGTGCGGCAGCCGGCCGACGCGGGCGGTGTAGGCCCAGTCCCGGATCACTCCGCGGGCCTGCCGGCCGCCGAAGCCCCAGCCGGGCCAGACCCCCAGCAGTTCGGTGGCGAGCGCCACGGTCTGGGTCATCGGCAGCACCCCGTACCCGGTCCGGCCGGGGTAGACCCGCCAGTACGGCAGCCCGACCGCGACCAGCGCGACGCCGTCGACGGTGACGCCGTCGGTGAGCGCGGTGTGCAGCAGCGCGGCCTGACCGCCGAGGGAGTGGCCGAGCAGCACGCGGGTCCGGCCGTCGAGCCGGGACTTCAGCGACTCGAGGACCGCGCCGACGTCGGCGACGAGATCGGCGTACCGGTACCGGGAGGCGCGGCTGGCCGGCGGGGTGCTCGACCCGGTGCCGCGCAGGTCGACGACGACCACCGCGAGTCCGGCTTCCCGCAGCGCGCCCGCCAGTGGCCGGTAGTAGCGGGCCGGCACTCCCATGGCCGGGCAGATCACCACGGCCGGTGCGTCGGGCCGCCCGTCCGGCTCGGGGTAGAGGTGCAGGCCGAGGCGGTCGCTGCCGCGATCGAGATGGTCCTGCTGGTACGCGAGCGCCGGGCCGGATTCCGTCACCCGACCAGCGTACGAGAATATGTTACCGACGGGTAGGTCTGGGGGTGGTCAGGCGGTGGCCGCTGGCCGGCCCGGGGGGCGGGTCAGTCCGCGTCGGCCAGCCCGATCGCGAACGCCGACTCCAGGTCGTGCTGGGAGTAGGCCCGGAACGCCAGATGCGACTCGGTGTTCAGCACCCCGGGCACCTTGGAGATCCGACCGGCGATCACCTCGGCGACCTGGTCGAACTCGCGCACCCGCACGATGGCGATCAGGTCGACGTGCCCGGCCACCGAGTAGACCTCGCTCACCCCGGGCAGGTCAGCGAGCGTCTCGGCGACCTCGGGGATGGCATCCGTTGCGCAGTCGATCAGCACGATCGCGGTGATCACCGGGTCCTCCGTCCCTCAGCGGGCGACACCCGCCCTGCCGCTGATGCTAGTCGCCCACCCACCGGCCGGTCCCGAGCGGCGTCCCGCGCCCGGGCCGCACCGGGGGTCCGTACCGTTGTGCCGGCCGGGGCTGGGTCAGCCGGCGGGGACGGTCAGGTCGGCACCGAGCCGGATGACGTCGGTCAACTGTTCGTCGGCGGCCACCTGCGCGTCCGGCCACACGACCGACCGTACCGCCGAGCCGTGGACCATGGCGCCCGCGCCGATCACCGCCCGGTCCACCACGCCGGTGACCGTCGCCGTCGGATCGACCAAGCTGGCGCCCCCGGCCGCGTGCAGGTTGGCCGCCAGGTAGTCGCGCGGCGTCCCGGTGTCCAGGTACGTCCCCTCGAAGGTGACCACCTCCAGTTCGCCGGCCGCCTCCGCCGGCCGCCACACGGTGCGGACCAGGTTGCCGAACTCGGCGGACAACCGGCTGACGTACCGCCAGGGCAGCAGGGAGAAGCCGGCGAACCGGTGACCGGCGAACCCGCCTGTCTCGGTGGGATCGGTCAGCCGTTGACCGAGCAGCCGTACCGTGTCGCCGGCCCAGCCGTCGAGCAGCGCCGCGATGTCCGCTCCGGGCGGCGCGTCCGGCCGGGCGAGGTACCCGTCGGCGTTGCCGACCAGGACGCCGCGGCCGTCGATCCAGCTCCGGAGCCGGCCGACGCCGCCGGAGGTGCCCAGCGGCGAACCGGGTTCGACGGACAGGTGGGCGCGGTCGCCGACGTGCGCCACGACCTGTTCGCCGAGGTAGCAGGCGTTCACCGCGACCCGGGCCGGGCCGACGAAACCGAGCGCCCCGACCCGCCGCAGTGCCCGGTCCAACAGCGGTACGTTACCGACCGGGCACAACGCCTTCGGTCGGACCGTGGTCAGCGGTCGCAGTCGCTGGCCCTCGCCAGCGGCCAGGATGAGCGCGCAGACCTGGTCCGGGTCGACCGCCGGCGACCCGGTCACCGTGGCTCCGGGTCCACGGCCGGCTCGGCGAGCGGCCCCATGCCGTAGTAGGCCAACAGCCGGGCGGTCGCCGGGCTGAGCCGGGGCAGCGCGTCGAGCCGGTACCAGGCGGCCTCGTAGACCTCGGCGCCGTCGACGACGAGCTCGGTTTGCGACGCCGGCACGGCGACCTCGAAGACGACGTCCACCCATCCCTTGGCGTGCACCACCGCGTTCGGTGACGCCGGGCGCAGCTGCTGCGCCGGCAGTTCGATACCGGTCTCCTCGGCGAGCTCCCGGGCCGCGCCGACGATCGGCTCCTCCCGGCGACGCAGCAGACCGGCGGGCAGCGACCAGCTGCGCCCCGGTGGCTGGCGCAGCAGCAGCAGACGGCCCGCCCCGTGACCGGTCGCCTCGGAGTCGGTAACCAGGGTCACCGCGCCGACTATGTACTTGGGTACGGCCATCCGTACCAGGCGCCGACGGACCGGGTGCGGCAGGCGGTAGAACACGCCGTACAGCAGTGCGCGCGCGGGCGATCGACGGGTGATCATACGGACCAGGCTAGAGGTAGCCGGTAGCCGCCGCCGGGTCAGGTCAGCTCGGTTTGTCGACCATCTCGATCAGCTGGTCGACCACCGCCTCCGGCGCGATGCTCCGGTCCACGACGGCGACCAGCAGGGTCTCCATGTCCGGATAGTTCAGCCGCTCGGCGAGCTGGCGCAGCGGCTTGTCGTTGGACAGGGCCCGGTCGTGTTTGCGCAGGATCAGGCTTACCGTGGCGCGACCGAGCCGGACCTTGTCGGCGATGCTGATGCCCGGCTCGGAGTGCTCGGCGAACCACCGGTTGATCTGCATCTGGGCCTGCGGCGACTTGACGAAGCCCAGCCATTCCCGGCGTGGGCCGGGCGGGTCCGGCCGGGGCCCGGCCGTCGGGTCGTCGGTCTCGGTGAAGATCTCGACGACGTCACCGTCGGTCAGTTCCGAGGCGAGCGGTGCCAGTCGACCGTTGATCCGTACGGCGAGACAGTGCGCGCCCTTCGCCGGGTCCAACTCGTACGCCAGGTCCACCGGGGTCGACCCGGCCGGCAGCACGATCGGGCGGCCCTCGGCGAACACCTGGATCTGCGCGTCGACCAGATCGCAGCGTAACGAGTGGACGAACTGGTCGGCGTCGGTGGTCTTTTGTGACCAGTCCAGCGCCCGGCGCAGCCAGGCCAGTTCGTCGGCGCGGGTCGCGGCGCTGCTGCGGCCCGGGGTAGGGAAGTGGTATGGGGCGGCGATGCCGAACTCGGCGGAGCGGTGCATCGTCTCGGTCCGGATCAGCACCTCCACCGGGCGGTCGCCGGGGCCGATGACGGTGGTGTGCAGCGACCGGTAGAGGTTGTTCTTGGGGGAGGCGATGAAGTCCTTGAACCTGCCCGGCACCGGCCGCCACCGGCAGTGGACCGCGCCGAGGGCGGCGTAGCAGTCGGTGTCCGGGCCGGTCACCACGACCTCGATGCGGGGCAGGTCAAACGGTGCCTGGTGGCCGCCGGAGACGGTGTCCTTCCAGATCGAGTAGCGGTGCCGTGGGCGCGGGTCGACCTTCGCGGTCACCTTCTCCTGGCGCAGCGCCACCCGGGCCTGCCGGCAGACCTCGTCGAGGTACTCGGCCCAGCCCGGCCGGTTGGCCAGGTGTTCCTCGATGCGCTGGTACGCCTCCGGCTCGAGGTGGAACAGGACGATGTCGTCGAGTTCGCGTTTGAGCTTCTGGATACCGAGCCGGTCACACAGCGGCACCAGCACGTCCAGGGTGGCCTTGGCGATCCGGGCCCGGGAGGCAGGGGAGCGCACCCCCAGGGTCCGCATGTTGTGCAGCCGGTCGGCGAGCTTGATGACCAGGACCCGGACGTCCTTGGCCGCCGCGATGATCATCTTGCGGATGGTCTCGGCTTCGGCGGCCTTGCCGTAGAACGCCTTGTCGAACTTGGTGACCCCGTCGACCAGGTGGGCGACCTCGTCGCCGAAGTCCGCGGCGAGAGTGGGCAGGTCGTACGTGGTGTCCTCGACCGTGTCGTGCAGCAGGGCGGCGACCAGCGTGGTGGTGTCCATGCCCAGGCCGGCGCAGATCTCGGCGACCGCCAGTGGGTGCGTGATGTAGGGCTCGCCGCTCTTGCGGTACTGCCCGGCGTGCATGCTGTCGGCGATCTGGTAGCCGCGGCGCAGCACGGCCGCCTCGGCCGAGGGGTGGATCGACCGGTGGATGCGGATCAGCTCGGCGACCGGGTCAGGGGCGCCGGGTGACCAGGACAGCCAGGCGCGCAGTCGGGCCGACAGCGGTGTCGCGGTGGGCAGGAAACGTCCGATGGCGGCGCCGGGACCGGCGTCGACGTCCACGCGGAGACACCTCCTCACCCACCGCCCCCGGCCGGTCGCCCGGCCCGGGGCCGCACGCCACGAATCGGGCGTTGGCTGACAGGACTGCACTTCTCTAACAGCCTAAGCGAGCGGGCGTCGTACTATCGGCTACTTGCGGGTGGGCGATCGGTCGAGTCTTTGACCCGTCCGTCAACCGCCGGCTGCCGTGCCGTCAACCGCTGCCTGTCGTCCGCGCGGCCTCCTCGGCCTTGACCAGCAACTGGTGGAACCGGCCGGCACCGCGTACCGGCGAGGCCCACCCGCCGGTGACGCTGACCAGCCGGGTCTGCGGTGGTTCCAACCAGGACAGAATCCGTTCGGACTCCTCGGCGCTGGCCCGGGGGGTCGGCCCGTGCCCGGGTGGGACGGTCTCCGCGGTCGCCCGCAGCAGGTCGATGGTGTGCCGTGGGTGCTGCCGGGGTGGCGAGACTCCGGCAGCGGCGAGCCGGCCGTGCCGCACGATCGCCAGCTCCCAGCCACCGTCGGCGGCCCGTCGGGCCGCGACCAGCTCCGCGATCACGCTCAGCGCGGTCAACCGCTGCATCCGCAGGGTGGCCCGCAGCAGCGCGGTGAGTCGGCTACGGACCACCGCCGCCTCCTCGTACCGCTGCGCCGCCGAAAGGCCGTCGATCCGGGCGAGCAGGGTGTCCACCAGCGCCTGCGGGTCGGCGGTGATCGCCGCCCGCAGCGGATCGACGGCGGCCTCGGCGTACCCGTCCGGGTCGATCCGGTGCTCGCAGGGGGCCGGACAGCGGCCCAGCTCGGCCAGGGCGCAGGCCGGGAAACGGGTCCGGGTGGACAGCCGGTGGGTGCACTGGCGCAGCGGCAGCGCGTCGTGGATGCCGGCCGCCGCCAGCTCCGCCGCCCGCCGGGACGCGAACGGCCCGAGCGCGGTGTCCTGCGGCGACGTCGACCGTACGGTGGACAGCCGGGGGTAGGGCTCGTCGGTCAGCTTGAGCCAGACCGCCCGCTCCGGATACTTCGACCGACGGTTGTACGGCGGTGCGTGCGCCGCGATCAGCCGTAGCTCGCGGACCTCCGCCTCCAGCCGGTGCGCGCACTCGATGGCCTCCACCCGGGTCGCCGCCGCCAGCATCTCCGACATCCGGGCGCGCCGCTCGGCGGCGGTGAAGTAGCTGCGGACCCGGGTGGCGATGTCGCCGGAGGTGCCGACGTAGAGCGGCCGGTCGTCGGCGGCCCGGAAGATGTAGACACCGGGGCTGCGGGGCAGGCCGTCGGCGAGGTGCCGCTTGCGGCGCTGCACCTCGCTGACGGCCCG harbors:
- a CDS encoding alpha/beta fold hydrolase is translated as MTESGPALAYQQDHLDRGSDRLGLHLYPEPDGRPDAPAVVICPAMGVPARYYRPLAGALREAGLAVVVVDLRGTGSSTPPASRASRYRYADLVADVGAVLESLKSRLDGRTRVLLGHSLGGQAALLHTALTDGVTVDGVALVAVGLPYWRVYPGRTGYGVLPMTQTVALATELLGVWPGWGFGGRQARGVIRDWAYTARVGRLPHIDGVDPAPALRQMRTPVLAVSIEDDWHTPPQTLDHLCGFLDAAPVRREHVTAAETGRRMDHFTWVRSPVPLARRIAAFTDGLPR
- a CDS encoding ubiquinol-cytochrome c reductase cytochrome b subunit; the protein is MKRRKFDARALPGKAAGQIDDRFQAATPLRKLLNKVFPDHWSFLLGEIALFSFVVVLLTGVYLTFFFDPSMEEVIYDGSYAPLRGAHMSAAYASTLDISFDVRGGLIMRQMHHWGALLFMASIVVHMLRVFFTGAFRKPREANWIVGSLLFWVGFLAGFTGYSLPDDGLSGTGLRIASAIMLSIPVIGSWVTSSIFGGEFPGTIIISRFYIAHVLLIPGLLVALISVHLGLVFKQKHTQWPGPGRTNTNVVGERMFPRYAIKQGGFFMIVFGVVALMAGVFQINPVWLFGPYEAAVVSAASQPDWYVMFLDGSTRLMPAWELTIPIGDGYVIPPLFWPTVVLPGILVMLSLAYPFLEARYTKDKASHNLLQRPRDVPARTAVGAMAVTFFIVLTISGGNDVFADKFYVSLNAMTWAGRIGLILLPPLAYYVTYRICLGLQQHDREVLAHGVETGIIRRLPDGRFVEVHQPLGPTDEHGHGKLDYVGWVVPKKMNRLGALGPAVKGFFFPIEKPVQAAPPPHVPLDPAEEPAGVTAAAQDDREEISSGSR
- a CDS encoding Lrp/AsnC ligand binding domain-containing protein, coding for MITAIVLIDCATDAIPEVAETLADLPGVSEVYSVAGHVDLIAIVRVREFDQVAEVIAGRISKVPGVLNTESHLAFRAYSQHDLESAFAIGLADAD
- a CDS encoding sugar phosphate nucleotidyltransferase, translating into MTGSPAVDPDQVCALILAAGEGQRLRPLTTVRPKALCPVGNVPLLDRALRRVGALGFVGPARVAVNACYLGEQVVAHVGDRAHLSVEPGSPLGTSGGVGRLRSWIDGRGVLVGNADGYLARPDAPPGADIAALLDGWAGDTVRLLGQRLTDPTETGGFAGHRFAGFSLLPWRYVSRLSAEFGNLVRTVWRPAEAAGELEVVTFEGTYLDTGTPRDYLAANLHAAGGASLVDPTATVTGVVDRAVIGAGAMVHGSAVRSVVWPDAQVAADEQLTDVIRLGADLTVPAG
- a CDS encoding cytochrome c, coding for MTSDTPADRRADRSRGLLARLRSGRATPRGRGRRRVGTAVRLLVALFLAGGVYTVFAPGLQAQDTPQLSRAAEDGKALFDQSCISCHGRNAQGVEGRGPSLIGVGSASVEFQVGSGRMPMARQEAQAERKPVVYTEEEIRQLGQYIQELGGGPQLPDGEMLRNGGDIAVGGQLYRINCSSCHAFSGGGGALSSGKYAPSLAPSTDRQIYAAMLTGPQNMPVFGDNQLTPEQKRDIIAFVQDGLKADQDPGGLATLGRYGPVTEGIAVFLVGITALVFASLWIAGKS
- a CDS encoding Rieske 2Fe-2S domain-containing protein, with amino-acid sequence MSIETSTAHRAQPEPVSLDDPRLTSFDVLREGARRDDIEIVHYEPPFPVPGTRAERRISRFVAALFLFAGLASTGFLVVYIWWPWEYELGTGMSKYYTPLLGISLGLTLLAIGVGILTWGKKLLPHEVAIQDRHDGPSSAEDRKITGSTLTYMADELGVKRRPLLGVSLLAGLAPVAAVAAAPLVGGLIRNPHENNQMATTGWAPVETAGGGTELVRLTREDGSPIRPEDVSAGGQMTVFPGIPGGHTNRYADSPTLLIHLRADDAQTARDNNEAEGKSDYMWGNYLAYSKICTHAGCPASLYEQQTNRLLCPCHQSQFLITDNAKPIFGPASRRLPQLPITVDDEGFFVATSDYTEIVGPDFWERP
- a CDS encoding NUDIX domain-containing protein yields the protein MITRRSPARALLYGVFYRLPHPVRRRLVRMAVPKYIVGAVTLVTDSEATGHGAGRLLLLRQPPGRSWSLPAGLLRRREEPIVGAARELAEETGIELPAQQLRPASPNAVVHAKGWVDVVFEVAVPASQTELVVDGAEVYEAAWYRLDALPRLSPATARLLAYYGMGPLAEPAVDPEPR
- a CDS encoding heme-copper oxidase subunit III encodes the protein MTAAPAIDKSRIHSLTRPNMVSVGTIVWLSSELMFFAALFAMYFSIRAADYSMWEKHTVSLNIPYATVFTAILVASSVTCQIGVFAAERGDVHALRRWFTITFVMGLIFLLGQINEYRELVHHGIKINGDGYGSVFYLTTGFHGLHVAGGLVAFLIYMIRSTMGRFTPAQATSAIVVSYYWHFVDVVWIGLYLMIYWLQ
- a CDS encoding cytochrome c oxidase assembly protein; its protein translation is MAEAELIVAVEPFTVSALFTEVQLNNWLALGLVVAAGLYLYGVHRLRLRGDRWPVSRTVLFIGPGLGGIAAVTVSGLGAYDTTLLSVHMVQHMVLSMIAPIFLALGAPVTLALRTLTGAPRRRLLAVLHSRYVRVVTFPLVAFGLFVINPFVLYFTDLYRLTLESTLAHEFVHAHFIMTGCLFFWPLVGLDPLPGRWPYPARALLMVLSVPFHTVLGLTVMQSTTLFGGDWYPSLGLTWADPWADQKVAGGVLWAGGEFVSVTMLAVLVVQWMRQSEREARRVDRDLDRQEARLSRDLEGRAVPQAPETVASE